In Humulus lupulus chromosome 6, drHumLupu1.1, whole genome shotgun sequence, a single genomic region encodes these proteins:
- the LOC133783904 gene encoding probable CoA ligase CCL11, which yields MEKLKPNPANSSHLTPLGYLERAAIVYGDCPSVVYNRTTYTWSETNTRCLRVASSIATWLGVKRGEVVSVISPNVPAMYELHFAVPMAGAVLNTINTRLDARIVSVMLLHSESKLVFVDQHSVDLILDAISRFPLNTPIPRLVLIRDQYEVPSSSSSSLNLIDSFHCEYEDLVESGNPEFQWLKPANEWDPVVLNYTSGTTSAPKGVVHCHRAIFMVTHDSLLEWSVPKQPVFLWALPMFHANGWCYTWGTAAIGATNICLRKFDGATIFDLIRRHGVTHMGGAPVVLNMLSNTPNVETLKNPVQILTAGAPPPAAVLERTEALGFIVSHAYGLTEVAGLVVSCAWKKKWNQLPATERARLKARQGVKTGAMTEIDVIDRNSGESVKRDGLTMGEIVLRGSCVMLGYLKDSMATAKALSDDGWFDTGDVGVMHPDGYLEIKDRSKDVIISGGENVSSVEVESILYDHPAVDEAAVVAWPDDFWGETPCAFIALKKETRVRPNKKEIVEYCREKLPHYMVPKVVVFRDELPKTSTGKIQKFLLKDIAKTMRSPPGPVALLRI from the coding sequence ATGGAGAAGCTAAAGCCAAACCCGGCAAACTCATCCCATCTAACTCCGCTCGGTTACCTCGAAAGAGCAGCTATCGTCTACGGCGACTGCCCTTCTGTAGTATACAACCGCACCACTTATACGTGGTCAGAGACGAACACCCGTTGTCTCCGTGTGGCTTCCTCCATCGCAACATGGCTCGGAGTCAAGCGAGGTGAAGTCGTATCCGTCATATCTCCCAACGTTCCAGCCATGTACGAGCTCCACTTCGCAGTCCCCATGGCCGGCGCCGTTCTCAACACCATCAACACCCGCCTTGACGCTCGCATCGTCTCCGTCATGCTCCTTCATTCCGAATCCAAGCTTGTCTTCGTTGACCAACACTCCGTTGATCTAATCCTCGATGCCATCTCCAGGTTCCCACTAAACACTCCAATTCCCCGCCTCGTTCTAATCCGTGATCAGTACGAGGTCCCTTCTTCGTCATCTTCGTCTTTAAACCTCATCGATAGCTTCCATTGTGAGTATGAGGATCTAGTAGAGAGTGGGAATCCTGAATTTCAGTGGTTAAAGCCCGCAAACGAATGGGATCCCGTGGTGCTAAACTATACCTCTGGAACGACTTCGGCTCCAAAGGGAGTTGTTCACTGCCACAGAGCTATTTTCATGGTCACACATGACTCACTTCTCGAATGGAGTGTGCCCAAACAGCCGGTGTTCTTATGGGCACTGCCTATGTTTCACGCTAACGGTTGGTGTTACACGTGGGGGACAGCGGCAATCGGGGCAACAAACATATGCCTCCGGAAATTCGATGGCGCCACCATCTTCGACCTCATCCGACGGCACGGTGTGACTCACATGGGTGGAGCGCCGGTGGTGCTCAACATGTTATCAAACACTCCAAACGTTGAAACTCTGAAGAACCCAGTTCAAATCCTAACTGCAGGGGCTCCGCCTCCTGCTGCGGTACTCGAACGAACTGAGGCGCTCGGTTTCATAGTCAGTCACGCGTACGGGTTGACTGAGGTTGCCGGACTCGTCGTGTCTTGCGCTTGGAAAAAGAAATGGAATCAACTGCCAGCGACAGAGCGAGCACGCCTTAAGGCGCGGCAAGGAGTGAAGACAGGGGCAATGACTGAAATTGATGTTATTGATCGAAATTCAGGAGAAAGTGTGAAGAGAGATGGTTTAACAATGGGAGAAATAGTGCTGAGAGGTAGTTGCGTCATGCTGGGTTACCTTAAAGATTCAATGGCCACAGCGAAAGCTTTGAGCGACGACGGGTGGTTTGACACAGGCGATGTGGGAGTCATGCACCCCGACGGGTATTTGGAGATCAAGGACAGGTCCAAGGACGTGATCATAAGTGGAGGAGAGAACGTAAGCAGCGTGGAGGTAGAGTCGATTCTTTACGACCACCCGGCGGTGGACGAGGCAGCGGTGGTAGCTTGGCCCGATGATTTCTGGGGCGAAACACCGTGTGCTTTTATAGCATTGAAGAAAGAGACGAGGGTGAGACCGAATAAGAAGGAGATAGTGGAGTATTGTAGAGAGAAGCTGCCTCATTACATGGTGCCCAAAGTTGTGGTCTTCAGAGACGAACTTCCCAAGACTTCAACTGGGAAAATTCAGAAATTTCTTCTCAAAGATATTGCCAAAACCATGAGATCTCCGCCTGGGCCAGTGGCTTTGCTTAGGATCTAG
- the LOC133784867 gene encoding uncharacterized protein LOC133784867 yields MLSSDVPVASSVKSVVSSTRFVPTERTQSAEKTMVRTRGASSKKIPVSQSQKVPSPSPPPSVSTAPLSGPSAPTSVGKSCKSKARKKVFSLSHEHPMVFPDISADIVAPPSEVVVPSRAKDHSPLPFDSSLEAREKSKSVSSSSKAAAAGLLKLPLKPSQSKKNSVTPKRKLGLDASLSPLSAAKKKLKAHPPSLSSSESDPEEDKSESEATHDTTLSDETVPDIAESEAESDEPEKEDTIPSEQEAESDSDHIASPLPSKAKGKKPISGSTPSPNTVRNYVLSDHRPFGVLTMLQDRQWTGSLVKFSGFVDRIVKEFYANITNEIIEPSSPLYNKVFVRGHWFSFSPQDIALALCLPLTVEDDVDGASLDKDMVITELVGQKMVWPSNTVISVSNLTYTYAVLHKFATTNWKPTSHTATISFDMASFLYKVGTGLGLNLASVIHDQIIGFRKGNRENLNLPFPQVIYKVLSMQKKDLQRDQEDLVAPTTAASYKASAPPTEATAAPSSKKVKPQSLKIASDDIPHASSSVATDSGLVATEIAAVRASVDSLTARVMSIEGLQRSVLEVVRSLSKDPVV; encoded by the exons AGAAAACAATGGTGAGAACTCGTGGTGCCTCCTCCAAGAAGATCCCTGTTTCTCAATCCCAAAAGGTGCCATCTCCTTCGCCTCCTCCGTCTGTGTCAACGGCGCCTCTTTCTGGTCCATCAGCTCCCACATCTGTTGGGAAGTCCTGCAAATCCAAGGCTCGCAAGAAGGTGTTTTCGCTCTCTCATGAACATCCTATGGTGTTTCCAGATATCTCTGCTGACATTGTTGCACCACCATCTGAAGTGGTGGTGCCCTCTCGAGCCAAGGACCATTCTCCTCTTCCGTTTGATTCGTCTTTGGAGGCTAGGGAAAAATCGAAATCTGTTTCCTCCTCTTCCAAAGCTGCTGCTGCTGGATTGCTCAAATTGCCCTTGAAGCCGAGTCAGTCCAAGAAAAATTCTGTGACTCCCAAAAGGAAATTGGGGTTGGACGCGTCTCTTTCTCCTTTGTCTGCTGCCAAGAAAAAATTGAAGGCTCATCCCCCTTCATTGTCCTCCTCCGAATCTGATCCTGAGGAAGATAAGTCCGAATCTGAAGCAACTCATGATACCACATTGTCTGATGAAACGGTTCCTGACATTGCCGaatcagaggctgagtctgatgAGCCAGAAAAAGAAGACACTATCCCCTCTGAACAAGAAGCCGAATCTGACTCAGACCACATTGCATCTCCTTTGCCATCCAAAGCTAAAGGGAAGAAACCTATTTCTGGTTCTACACCTTCGCCAAACACAGTCAG AAATTATGTCTTGAGTGATCATCGTCCTTTTGGTGTGCTAACAATGCTTCAAGATCGACAATGGACAGGTTCTTTGGTTAAATTTTCtggttttgtggatagaatagtcaaggaattctatgccaataTTACTAATGAAATTATTGAACCTTCATCTCCTCTGTATAATAAAGTGTTTGTTAGGGGCCAttggttctctttttctcctcaaGACATTGCTCTTGCTTTGTGCCTTCCCCTTACTGTCGAGGATGATGTTGATGGTGCTTCTCTTGACAAGGACATGGTTATCACTGAGTTAGTCGGACAAAAAATGGTATGGCCATCTAACACAGTCATCTCCGTCTCCAATCTCACCTACACTTATGCTGTTCTCCATAAGTTTGCAACAACAAATTGGAAGCCCACATCTCACACGGCCACTATCTCTTTTGATATGGCATCATTTTTGTACAAAGTGGGGACCGGTCTTGGTTTAAATTTGGCTTCGGTTATTCATGATCAAATCATTGGGTTTCGCAAAGGTAACAGGGAAAACTTGAATCTTCCTTTTCCTCaagttatttataaagtgttgagtaTGCAGAAAAAAGATCTCCAACGTGATCAAGAAGACTTGGTGGCACCCACTACTGCTGCTTCCTACAAGGCCTCTGCCCCTCCTACTGAAGCCACTGCTGCTCCTTCCTCCAAGAAAGTCAAGCCCCAATCTCTGAAGATTGCCTCGGATGACATTCCTCATGCCTCCTCCTCTGTTGCCACAGATTCCGGACTTGTTGCAACAGAAATAGCTGCTGTCCGAGCCTCTGTTGACTCTTTGACTGCTCGCGTGATGTCAATTGAAGGTCTACAACGTTCTGTGTTGGAGGTTGTTCGATCTCTGTCTAAAGATCcagttgtttag